CATAGTTTATCGGTAGCGCTGATTCAACAGGTAGCTTGGAAGAATCACATCCTCGCCTAACAATAAGACCGAATGGGACTTGGCAAAACTGCAGAGGAATAATGACTGGCTGACTGGTGACTCGACACGACTCGTTGCTTTATCTGAATTCCAACCTTCTCCCTTCGCATACATACAAGCCCACATATTACGCACGAATATGGGTATGATATTCGCTACCACTGTCGGCTCGCGCCGAAGCCTACGTGGGATTGTAATACGTTCGCCTCTGCGGAAGAGAATGAAACTAGGATTGTTGAATCAAGTCAACTAGCGGCTGCTGTAATCAAGAATGACCATAGTACGCATGtagtacacacacacacatacgcatATCGTACTTTGGCACGCACTATAGCACGCATTATCAGGTGGTACAAATGAGGTATTGTGATTGGTGAGATGCGCGATGAATGAAGGAGTGGGCAAGACAGCTAAATTCTCAGTTTCTGAGCTCTcatcaaaaattaaatgatgGCTCCATTACATTCCATTATTTTGCCATCATTTCATTTGAGGAGAGTCAGTACTAATTAGCCgttaaattctgaaaattgatCATACAGccgaaataaaattgcagGCACCGGCATTGGTGGCCATTTTGTATCTTGTGTTTGAATTCGTCTGGTTTTAAtgttttgaaaacattttttacttaatttaAAGCCAAATTTTCATCTGTCTTGCGTTACTTCAGGGCGAACCAAGACGAAAAAAGTTGATTTTGAAATGCACTATTGAAGAATACATGTTCATTGTCAGGAATTTGTCACGAGTGCGACTCGAAATTCGCTCGTACCTCGGCAGCTGCGTATTTGTGTTTGTGCTGTCGGCTTTAAATGGCTTCAGTAAGAAAGTATGGAATCTGAGTCCATATAAAGACAAAACGCAGAATTATAAAGCATACGAAGACCTGTGGAAGCGAGGAATGTGTCACGGACCTACTAGGTAGCAGTTCAGTGTTAATCGTCAGTTTTCCCGTACACAACAAGTCTAGAGTCTAATCGAATTTTTAcactagttttttttcaatcattcaagCGAAGCCGGTAGTCGAGAGGCACGTCACTGTATGTCTTGCGAATTTTAAACCTCGTGTAATGGCTTGTTTCAAAACCTGCAGCGTGCAGAATCACATGTCAGGAAACGTTGATATAACCTATAAATCGAGTTGCgtcgaacaaaaaaatgtctttGCGACGGTTCATGCATCCGAGGAACAAGTACAAGCTGGAGCCAAATTTCAAGCAACTAGCCATACTTTATCCGGAGTTTCGTAAAATTGCGACAACGGTAAAAACAGTATATCACATTGAAACATCACAGTGCTCGCATGTGCCTATGACATGTCTAATCACTCGATTCCCGCAAGACACTACACACGCGATCGATTATTTTCTGTTGCACCTGATTCCTCAGTTTGAATTCGCATTTCTGTTATGTTGCAtagattttattacatttcaGGATCTCGCGGGAAAGGTGCGGATTAATTTCCATGATCTAGAAACCTTGAGAATACTGACCAAAACCCTTCTAAAACATGATTATGATTTGAACGTAGATCTACCAGCCACAAAGCTGGTCCCAGCCGTACCTCTGCGTTTGAATTACGTACTCTGGATAGAGGATTTAGCGAAGCACGCCGGTATTACAGACATGTCTTTGATTTCTGGCATTGACATAGGTATAATTgattcacctgaaattgagtttcaattttatgtaGTGCTGTTGATATACTTTTACTTTAATTCTCTTCAAAGGCACTGGAGCGGTGTGCGTCTATCCATTGTTATTTGCAAAGATCTATGGATGTAGAATGATCGGCACAGAAGTTGATTTGGAAAGTTACGAGTCTGCGGTGCGTAATGTAAATAGCAACAACTTGCATGACCTCGTTGAAGGTAAGTAGAGTCTAAATGGCTCAACGCTGTTACTGTAACAATAATTCCCATCATGCTCTGTAATTGTTAATGATTTTTCTAGCTACAGATTCCTTCtttaaatgaatataaaactCTTTGTCTATCTCATCAGTGATACGTGTAAACAGAGGTACGGTACTCAGAGGGTCAGTACCTGAGAACAATGTATATACATTCACAATGTGCAATCCGCCATTCTTTTGTGCCGAAGAGGACACGGCCACTGGATCAAAACCTTCAGGTTCCCGAATGCCCCCGCGAAACGCACCATCTGGGAGCGAAGCTGAACTGGTCGTAGAAGGCGGGGAAATAcaatttgttttgaaaatgttgaacgATAGTGTCGAGCtgaacaataaaataaagatCTATACAACTATGCTTGGTAAAAAGACTAGTCTTACATTTTTGTGCAATGAATTCAAGaaacgaaatatcgaaaactcTACATGGACTGAATTTTGTCAGGGTCATACAACTAGGTAAGGCAATTATATGTGTTAAATTATCAAAGTTCTTGGTGAAgatgtaaatttttagaaTACAATATCATGacataaattatcaaatttattttattagatGGGGTCTAGCTTGGACTTTTCTGTCAAAAGATGTGCTGGACTTGACAACTGCACCAGTCATAAGAATTAGCGGATgcagcaaaaaattaaaacagaaAGCTAAACGACCTCCGTCAGAAATAACTTTCCCTGTAAGAGATGGCATGACAGAGACTAAGGAATTAGTTTTAATACTGAGACTTTTATTCAATGAGTTGAAGGTAACGAGATCATGtatcttttcttttaattttggCAAACAAATTAACTGGTAGATATTGACACTAAAATTGTATTGAACAGATCCGAGTTGAAGAATTACATGTGAATCCGCAAGAATCGAGTTACTGGTGTTGCCAATTGATGGCTGATGAGGACACATGGTCACATGGACGCAGAAAGCGTCGAATGATGGCTAATCAAAGTTTACCATCTAAAAGGCCTTGCCCAGATATATTTTCTGAGAATGATTCTGAGAAACAAGAAGCCTTGGATGCATCTTTCGGAGATGATTctgaaagagaagaaaagactACAGCGTTGCCAAATGGTGTGAATACTCAGCCCGTCAAAGGATCGTTTTTAATTTGCGATTTGGTTGTGGGGGAGATCGAACCTAATGATgacgaaaagaaattgaaaatatcaatgatATTTGAAAGTGGTTCTGGAGGTAGAAATGCATTGGAAACGTTACGAcagtattttataaataagtTAAACGTAAGGGAGTTCATAAAAGCTCAAAGCTcagttaaaaataaacaaagaaagcGACGAGTCAAACTGAAAAAGGATAAGACGTAAGATCGTTTAACGTATCAATGAGTTTTGAAGATATGACAGAAccattgtaattattacatGGATACTGTGAACGGACATAATAAAACTTAAGTTCTTAGTTTGTAACGAACGTAGTTGCTTGTCTGCCCTGCTATCTGATCTATTCGTAACTACtaaatctacaaaaaaaacaacatcaaATGTGTAGTAGAATGTGAgaaatttattgattatttcaaacaaacattaaaaaatgttgtattcATTTTGCTCATATTTCAACGAGCGAGAGCAAACACGCATTTCATATAAAATGGTTTTATTCACGTGATGATTTTTACCAAATTACATAACagataatatatgtatatcaggTATTTAATGTTTATCCTTACCGACTAACACTTTTTATCATTGTTCAATCTTCCTAACGAGTGCGAGAATAATATTACACTAGATactaagagaaaaaaaaaaccaacaaaaacaaattaacgaGTGAAGAAAGTTTCTTCCCATTTTGGCATTATTCTAACGAAAAACATAAATAcctcaattttttatgttttgcTAACCCAGTACTTGTATTACTTCAAATATTAAAGTAGTGATATTACAAACTGCTGTATACGattcattttcgtaatttccacgacgaaattgattatttcatgTTAGATCAAGACGGATGATTTAAACGCGTATTTTACATTCACTTTGACGTTCAATTTTATGGAGATACTTGTCGAATgatttgtataataaaaaaatgaccagttttcaattcaaattcagaaaaaatttgaaaagctcaAGAATGATGTAACTAAGTAATTGCTAATTGGTGGCATGCTCTAGGAGAGCTTTGtagtattttcaaacaatgcaACTTccctttattttattcatgatTATCAACAAACGAAAAGTCAAACGATATAGTAGTACAGTAATGAACCACAGCATTAAAAGTTCTACGATTACCACATGACTTGAAATcgaatatgtatatttcaatttatacgaGTATGCTACTTAGTCATATATTGTAGTTACATTTATACGTAATATTTGATATTCGAAGACTTCATGCTACATTATTTGATTACTCTAAAAATCACCACTTCTCATCTCGCTTGTCTCAAAGTTCTTATCTTTTTATTATTGCAATAAGCTTTGAAATACGGTATCTAAAACGCCGTAGCTAAAATTAATGATTGCAAAATAATGTCTACGACTGCAAAAGATGTATTGACGTAGTTATTTAGTTACGTTCTCACATTCATCAATatcactttttcatttttggttCCGTTTAAAAGCTACAGAAAGAAACGCTAGCAACGACCGAGAAATATTTAATCTCCTATAGGTAGTTTGAGCGATGATTACCTATGACCCATGATGATTCATCTTTAATGACTTATACgattacatgtatgtataaatcaTTGCCCTGTAGTGATAACGAAGGACTAAAAAGCAACTGACTCGAGCTAATGGCTTAATATTACGATAGTTCTAACATTTCATTCCTTTAGACTCTAAAAAATCGAACAgacgaattgaaattcacTTGGAAAACTCACGCGATTCGAGttcgaaataatgaaaacattACTGTATGTGTGAACACACAGGTACGTATTAATCAAAACAGTTTTATGTACTGATTAAAAGTACATACTTTTATACTCGTGTATCATAGATcaaagtatatataatatttgacCGAACCTTGTTCACTATCTACACAAACAGCGAATCAGCAAAGTAATATTTTACACGTTACTGCTTTAAGCCCGTGGAAACTAGATTCGGAACATGCACACGGCGATTATACGTACGTGTGCTTGAACAGCTCATATGTTAAAATTGACGATAACATATATTTACACGaagtcaatatttttgaaaagtcgCAGATAGATTAATTCAATTGCTGCACCTTTTCCTTCATCTCGCTGTAAAAACTTCCGAGGTCTCTTTATGGTCAGGCGAACGCGAGTTTAATGTCTTTTTCTTCACTATCCAATACCTGGGAACTTCTGAACCCAGATCTCAGCATTTAATTCTTGCAATCCTACCGACGCGTCGTTCgcttcaaataattatttgagatataataAGACAGGAAGTTTTGAACAGACTCTATCTCCATTTTAGCTTATTTAATAAACTCAGCTCTCCGTTGCCACAGGATCCGCTGTAGCACCGACTAATTGCTTCGATTCATCGTTTACAACGTCGTTTGAGTCTGCTTTTTTCGTGATCTGATTTGATTCTGttgttttttcctcatttttacCGTTCATCTCTATCATCTTGACCTCCCCATCTGGAGTCTGTTCCTTCTGACGCTTTTCA
The Neodiprion fabricii isolate iyNeoFabr1 chromosome 5, iyNeoFabr1.1, whole genome shotgun sequence genome window above contains:
- the LOC124183492 gene encoding U6 small nuclear RNA (adenine-(43)-N(6))-methyltransferase isoform X1 yields the protein MSLRRFMHPRNKYKLEPNFKQLAILYPEFRKIATTDLAGKVRINFHDLETLRILTKTLLKHDYDLNVDLPATKLVPAVPLRLNYVLWIEDLAKHAGITDMSLISGIDIGTGAVCVYPLLFAKIYGCRMIGTEVDLESYESAVRNVNSNNLHDLVEVIRVNRGTVLRGSVPENNVYTFTMCNPPFFCAEEDTATGSKPSGSRMPPRNAPSGSEAELVVEGGEIQFVLKMLNDSVELNNKIKIYTTMLGKKTSLTFLCNEFKKRNIENSTWTEFCQGHTTRWGLAWTFLSKDVLDLTTAPVIRISGCSKKLKQKAKRPPSEITFPVRDGMTETKELVLILRLLFNELKIRVEELHVNPQESSYWCCQLMADEDTWSHGRRKRRMMANQSLPSKRPCPDIFSENDSEKQEALDASFGDDSEREEKTTALPNGVNTQPVKGSFLICDLVVGEIEPNDDEKKLKISMIFESGSGGRNALETLRQYFINKLNVREFIKAQSSVKNKQRKRRVKLKKDKT
- the LOC124183492 gene encoding RNA N6-adenosine-methyltransferase METTL16 isoform X2, translating into MSLISGIDIGTGAVCVYPLLFAKIYGCRMIGTEVDLESYESAVRNVNSNNLHDLVEVIRVNRGTVLRGSVPENNVYTFTMCNPPFFCAEEDTATGSKPSGSRMPPRNAPSGSEAELVVEGGEIQFVLKMLNDSVELNNKIKIYTTMLGKKTSLTFLCNEFKKRNIENSTWTEFCQGHTTRWGLAWTFLSKDVLDLTTAPVIRISGCSKKLKQKAKRPPSEITFPVRDGMTETKELVLILRLLFNELKIRVEELHVNPQESSYWCCQLMADEDTWSHGRRKRRMMANQSLPSKRPCPDIFSENDSEKQEALDASFGDDSEREEKTTALPNGVNTQPVKGSFLICDLVVGEIEPNDDEKKLKISMIFESGSGGRNALETLRQYFINKLNVREFIKAQSSVKNKQRKRRVKLKKDKT